A single Phragmites australis chromosome 4, lpPhrAust1.1, whole genome shotgun sequence DNA region contains:
- the LOC133914356 gene encoding uncharacterized protein LOC133914356, whose translation MGGLSARRWCSRFAAVLCLCATFCEPDVVRTDPVPNLPARSLECFEDGQVYSCCEGAYRLNPSGIIAVPIGVVDYYCGGACVVETEDVLNCVASALDGFAFYNGASVEDVRYALRRGCSHTVRRGDFNDLEPHMGDYPDIYGDYDSNDGTKVAAPLRLLAFLAGAWLLFIGP comes from the exons ATGGGCGGCCTCTCTGCTCGCCGCTGGTGCAGCCGTTTCGCGGCCGTGCTTTGCCTCTGCGCGACCTTCTGTGAACCAG ATGTCGTCCGGACGGATCCTGTGCCGAACTTGCCCGCGAGGTCGCTGGAATGCTTCGAGGACGGCCAG GTGTACAGCTGCTGCGAGGGCGCGTACAGGCTGAACCCGTCGGGGATCATCGCCGTGCCGATTGGGGTGGTGGACTACTACTGCGGCGGGGCGTGCGTGGTGGAGACGGAGGACGTGCTCAACTGCGTGGCCAGCGCGCTGGACGGCTTCGCCTTCTACAACGGCGCCTCCGTCGAGGACGTGCGCTACGCCCTCAGGAGGGGCTGTAGCCACACCGTCAGAAGAG GGGATTTCAACGATTTGGAGCCACATATGGGCGACTACCCGGACATCTACGGCGACTACGACAGCAACGATGGCACCAAAGTTGCCGCTCCTCTGAGGTTGCTCGCATTTCTCGCCGGCGCCTGGCTGCTGTTCATTGGTCCCTGA